The following is a genomic window from Bacteroidia bacterium.
CGACGAATCGACGAATCGACGAATCGACGAATGTCACCGTTGATTGTCCGGGGATTAGGTGTTTCATTCCTGCCTCGTAATAAAAGTACGACAACTGTGAGTGTATGTCAAAACCGCTTGCGCGGTCCGAATCACCGCAGTGTGTTTTCAGGCAACAGAAACGGGGGTTTCGTCATCGTGAGACTTCGGAAAATCCAGGCACAAAATTCTGTTGTCGCTCCTCTGTCCGTCACGCGACTCTGAAGACAAAGCGCATTATCTCCGTGCCGCCCACGACACTTTTGCCTCCAACGCCGGACAGGCACGGCCCGTCGTGGGGAGCATGTCGCCTTTTCGCCATCGAAGTCCGCTTCGCGACCGTTTACTCCACGCGGCGAACGTTGATGACTTTCTATCCTATAAATAGAACCAATCGGTCCCCTTGCTGAAAATATCTTAAAAAAAAACAGGTCACTTTTTCGCCCCCATCGAAAATGGGCCGGGATGGGCGGTTTGTTGATTTTTTAAGCAAGTTGGGATGAAAAAAAAGCGCGCCTGCCCCCCGAAGCCATTGCACAGAATTAGCACATATCGATGATCAGTGTGGCTTAGGAGGGGGAGGGCGGGCGTCTCGAACGATAAAGCTCGGGGTTGTCGAGAAGCACTCGCTACGCGCTACGCTCCTCTGGCAGCGGATATAGTTTGCTATGCGGACGTTCGGAGCGTGCGAACGTGCTCTCCGCTCTCCGCTGCCTTACCGTGTACTCCGGGTGTTACGGCTTTCCCACTCGCGGAACACCTCCGCAAGAATGACGCGATAGGCAGGATGGTAATTGGCGGCGTACTCGCGACTGTGGTGAATGACGTCCAATCCACTCGGACTGAGGGTTTCGTCGAAGTTTTCCATCTCGGTGGATGTCCAGGGGAATTGTCCCTGCGATGCGAGTGCGCGGGCTCTGTCCCATTGCGCGAGAAACGCCACCGTATCGGGCCGGAGACGCTCCATCGTCCGTTGCATAAGGCCGATGATGGTCTCTGTGGTAATTCCCATTCGCACCGCCGGACGCAGGTTGAGCCGCAGCATGTTGCCCGAAGGGCCGCAGGGCTCTGTGAGACGGGTTTCTTCGAATTCCGGGAGATGCGCAATTTCGCTCTCCAGCCGATTCCGTGCAAAATCCCAGTTCGTGATGATATGTCCCGGACCGAACGCGTCCTGATACAGGGATTTGTACAGATCCTGAGCCTGGCTGAACGGATAGTCCTGCCTGAATGATTTCGCGAAGCTCCTCAAGGGATCAGCTTCCTGCTCCCTCGCATCGGAACAGGCAAGGAGGGGGAGTATGAGCATGAGAAGGATGAGGGTTGATATCGTGTTCATGGCAGAGTGCATTTCCTGTGAAGATAATATAGCAGGGGATGAGAAGACCACCGCACGCTATTCTCCGCCGGCGTTGCGGAAACATCGTGTTGCGGCACAGTACCTGCCTGTTGTCCGGCGGCGTGGAACCGCCGGTTTACCTTGCTTTTATGCGCGAAAACGTGGTAATATAGAATCTGACTCTTTTTGTCAATCAAATATGGAATCAGCGACTCATGAAGCGTATCATGTCAGCGAAACCTGAAACATGCACCCGTATCGCCGCAATGGCCCTGCTGGGAATGCTCCTGTTCACGCCGGCGCTGCATGCGCAGCAGGGAAAGGCGCCGAAGGGTTCTTCGAAACCGACCGTCCTCGCCAAAATCGGGAAGTACGACCTTTCTCTCGAGGAATTTGAACGTCAGTACATCCGCAACAACGGCGGTGAAGCCGCGGCGGCCCGATCCACGAACGCAGAGCGGCAGGAGTTTCTTGAACTGCTCATCAAGTACCGGCTGAAAGTACACGAAGCACGCGCGAAAGGCTACGACAAGGATGCGGAAATCGTGAAAGAGCTTCAGGAGTATCGCAACAGTCTCGCTCTTCCGTATTTCACCGAACGGGCGCTGATAGATCCGAAAATCCGCGAACTGCATGAGTTGCAGAAAGAAGAGATCCGCGCTGCCCACGTCCTCGTACGTGTCGTGAATGATTCCGAGGGCAACCCCGACACCACCGCTGCACTGAACAAAGCTCTCGATATTCTGCGCCAGGCGCGCGAAGGCGTGCCCTTCGACACGCTGGCAGCACGGCATTCGGATGATCGCGGTACCTCCGAGAAGGGCGGCGACCTGTTGTACTTCACGGCCGGCATGACGCTGCCGGCATTCGACAGAGCCGTGTATTCTCTGACCAAACCGGGCGAACTGTATCCCACTCCCGTGCGGACCATGTTCGGCTACCACGTCGTCAAGCTGATCGAACGCCGTCCCTCCCGCGGGGAGCTGCAGGTCAGTCATATCCTCGTGCGTACCAATCCGGACGAGCCCGGCGACACCACCACCGCGCTGCAGAAGCTCAATACCATTATCGACAGCATCAAACAGGGACACAGCTTCGCTGAACTCGCCACGCGCAATTCCGAGGATCCCGGTTCCGCCGCGAAAGGCGGTGATCTGGGCTGGGTCACGAGACGCAAGTTCGTACCCGAATTCGAACTCGTGGCCTTCGATCTGAAGGAGGGCGAACTCAGCCGTCCGGTGCGTACGCAATTCGGCTGGCATGTCATTACCATTACCGGCGAGCGTCCCCCGAAGTCTTTCGAAGACGCGAAGCAGGAGCTCAAAGAGCTGTACCGCCGCTACAGCTATGAAGAAGACAACAAGGCCTTCCTCCAGCAGATCTACGACGGTTACGGCATTACACTGAAAGATGACGTGCTGACGCAGTTGAAGTCGTCTGTGGACAGCACCGCCACGACCTCCGCGCCCGGCTGGTACAACAACATTGACGAGAAACTCAGGAAAGCGAAAGTCGCCACGTTCAAAGGCGGCGGTCTGACGATTGACGAGGCGATCCGTATCATCGAAAAGAATCAGGATTTGCAATCCAAGCCCCTGAATACACGTTCCCTTCGTGAAGTCATGGAACTCGCGGCGCAGAAGGAAGTGCTGCGTATCGAAACCGAGAACCTGGAGACGCGCTATCCTGAATTCGGCAGTCTCATGCAGGAATACCAGGAAGGCGTATTGCTCTTCAAAGCGGAACAGGATGCCGTGTGGAATCAGGTGAAAGTGGAAGAGGAACGCCTGAAAGCGTTTTGGGAACAGCACCGTAGCGAATACACCTGGCCGGATCGCGTGCGCTTCAGCGAAATCTTCGTCACCAGTGACAGTGTGTCCAAAGTGTTGCGCGACAGTCTCGACAAGGGCGTCCCCTTCGAGGAACTGGCCGAACGCCATACGCAGCGTGCCGGCTACAACAGCAAGCAAGGCGACTGGGGCTTGCAGCCCGTGGACGCCAACGAGCTGACCCGCCGTGTGCAGGGTATGCAGGACGGTTGGGTGGAAGGTCCGCACAAATTCCAGTACGGCTATTCCATCGTGAAGAAGACGGGCAAGGACCAGGCCCGCGAGAAAACGTTCGAAGAGGCGCAGTCGGAAGTTTCCAGCAAATTCCAGGAATTCGAAAGCAAGCGTCTCGAGAGCGAGTGGATCGAAGGACTTCGCAAAAAATACGGCGTCACCGTCAACAACGCCGTGCTTGAAAAAGCCTTCGGCACGCTGACACAGGGGCGTTCGTAACAGAACGTCCCACTGCCGTGTCCTTGATGCATTCCGTCACACAACACAGGGAACGCATGTCGTTCAGTAAATGCATTTTCGTTCTTGTATTTGTTTCCATCGTCTTCTCCGGCTGTTCGTCCGTACCGCGCGACG
Proteins encoded in this region:
- a CDS encoding peptidylprolyl isomerase: MSAKPETCTRIAAMALLGMLLFTPALHAQQGKAPKGSSKPTVLAKIGKYDLSLEEFERQYIRNNGGEAAAARSTNAERQEFLELLIKYRLKVHEARAKGYDKDAEIVKELQEYRNSLALPYFTERALIDPKIRELHELQKEEIRAAHVLVRVVNDSEGNPDTTAALNKALDILRQAREGVPFDTLAARHSDDRGTSEKGGDLLYFTAGMTLPAFDRAVYSLTKPGELYPTPVRTMFGYHVVKLIERRPSRGELQVSHILVRTNPDEPGDTTTALQKLNTIIDSIKQGHSFAELATRNSEDPGSAAKGGDLGWVTRRKFVPEFELVAFDLKEGELSRPVRTQFGWHVITITGERPPKSFEDAKQELKELYRRYSYEEDNKAFLQQIYDGYGITLKDDVLTQLKSSVDSTATTSAPGWYNNIDEKLRKAKVATFKGGGLTIDEAIRIIEKNQDLQSKPLNTRSLREVMELAAQKEVLRIETENLETRYPEFGSLMQEYQEGVLLFKAEQDAVWNQVKVEEERLKAFWEQHRSEYTWPDRVRFSEIFVTSDSVSKVLRDSLDKGVPFEELAERHTQRAGYNSKQGDWGLQPVDANELTRRVQGMQDGWVEGPHKFQYGYSIVKKTGKDQAREKTFEEAQSEVSSKFQEFESKRLESEWIEGLRKKYGVTVNNAVLEKAFGTLTQGRS